One Cryptomeria japonica chromosome 9, Sugi_1.0, whole genome shotgun sequence genomic window carries:
- the LOC131073949 gene encoding 2-methylene-furan-3-one reductase produces MAKAWFYKEYGSVDVLQFGEIPSPSAGPGQVLIEVRAAALNPVDFKLRRSRSGDTPFPVVPGADVAGVVAEVGQGVSKFKKGDEVYADVLKITEGVPRQVGTLAEYTVAEEHLLALKPSNLSFEEAASLPLALQTALLAFDTVNFQKGQSVFIVGGAGGVGTLAIQLAKHVFEASRIVSTSSTGKVEFVRSLGADLVVDYTKQSYEQIDEKFDFVFDTIGESFKSHVVAKDEGKIVDIATFPPHQKAVNVFVKPKGSDLERVGKYIESGKLKPVIDPKSPYAFSDVVEAFKHLESGRARGKIVISPID; encoded by the exons ATGGCGAAGGCATGGTTTTACAAGGAGTATGGATCTGTAGACGTCCTGCAATTTGGGGAAATCCCAAGTCCAAGTGCAGGGCCTGGGCAGGTTTTGATTGAAGTTCGCGCAGCTGCTCTCAATCCTGTGGATTTCAAGTTACGCCGATCACGCAGCGGGGATACCCCGTTTCCT GTGGTGCCCGGCGCTGACGTGGCAGGAGTTGTTGCTGAGGTGGGCCAAGGCGTCTCCAAGTTTAAGAAGGGCGACGAAGTTTACGCTGACGTTCTCAAAATTACAGAGGGAGTCCCTAGGCAGGTGGGCACTCTGGCGGAGTACACGGTGGCAGAAGAGCATCTGTTGGCATTGAAGCCCAGCAATTTGTCTTTCGAGGAAGCCGCCAGTTTGCCGCTTGCGCTCCAAACTGCCCTGCTGGCGTTCGACACCGTTAATTTTCAAAAGGGGCAGAGCGTGTTTATTGTGGGAGGCGCAGGAGGCGTGGGCACCCTGGCCATCCAGCTGGCAAAGCATGTTTTCGAAGCTTCTAGAATTGTTTCCACTTCCAGCACGGGAAAAGTGGAGTTTGTGAGAAGCCTGGGGGCAGATCTGGTGGTGGATTACACCAAGCAGAGCTACGAGCAAATAGATGAGAAATTCGATTTTGTTTTCGACACCATAG GGGAATCGTTTAAGTCTCATGTGGTTGCAAAGGATGAGGGTAAAATTGTGGATATTGCGACATTTCCACCGCACCAGAAAGCAGTGAACGTGTTTGTGAAGCCCAAAGGCAGCGATCTGGAAAGGGTGGGCAAATACATAGAGAGCGGGAAACTGAAACCTGTGATCGATCCAAAAAGCCCGTATGCTTTTTCTGATGTTGTGGAGGCATTCAAACACCTGGAGAGCGGGCGAGCGAGAGGAAAGATTGTGATTTCCCCCATTGACTGA